Proteins encoded by one window of Kribbella italica:
- a CDS encoding adenylate/guanylate cyclase domain-containing protein: MMPESRSPELVLQRKPFGSWLLGRVDQSARVLRVRVQVLLTFFSIGTNVIGAVVVFVLAVWVLPGPPSSDELSLVRWIAFPAYFLFALLVGAVWSTRLALRVTNWVLEDRPATRKEQIATLQLPLRLTMIEVFLWLLGTVFFSLLTLALEPESVLRVLVTTLDGGIVTCAASYLLTEFALRPIAARALADGAPPRRLLAAGLKARTVFFWAAGSAVPVAGLMLTAVIALIEKDVSATRLSVIILVLGTAVLVCGWLLTLLSARSVVAPVRSVRNALSVIGDGELNVRIPVFDGTELGSLQSGFNQMAAGLRERERIRDVFGRYVGPDVVREALTSDSLGGEERFAAVLFVDLVGSTELAAGRPPTEVVQLLNRFFAIVVDEVDRNDGFVNKFAGDAVLAVFGAPTELPDAAGSALRAGRTLARRLTEELPEATAGVGITAGTVVAGTVGDVRRYEYTVIGDPVNEAARLSDLAKQTDHHVLASMAAVEESAPSESAYWHAGDEVTVRGRLTSTRLAHPRT, translated from the coding sequence ATGATGCCGGAGAGCCGCAGCCCTGAGTTGGTGCTGCAGCGTAAGCCGTTCGGGTCGTGGTTGCTGGGGCGGGTCGACCAGAGCGCCCGGGTCCTGCGGGTCCGCGTCCAGGTGCTGCTGACCTTCTTCTCGATCGGCACCAACGTGATCGGCGCCGTAGTCGTCTTCGTGCTCGCCGTCTGGGTCCTTCCCGGCCCACCGAGCAGCGACGAGCTGAGCCTGGTCCGCTGGATCGCGTTCCCGGCGTACTTCCTGTTCGCACTGCTGGTCGGCGCGGTCTGGAGCACCCGGCTCGCGCTGCGGGTGACCAACTGGGTGCTGGAGGACCGCCCGGCGACCCGCAAGGAACAGATCGCCACGCTCCAGCTTCCGCTGCGGCTGACGATGATCGAGGTCTTCCTCTGGCTGCTCGGCACCGTCTTCTTCAGCCTGCTGACCCTCGCGCTCGAGCCGGAGAGCGTGCTCCGCGTTCTGGTCACCACGCTCGACGGCGGCATTGTCACCTGCGCCGCGTCGTACCTGCTGACCGAGTTCGCCCTGCGCCCGATCGCCGCGCGCGCACTCGCCGACGGCGCGCCACCACGCCGTCTGCTGGCCGCCGGGCTGAAGGCGCGCACGGTGTTCTTCTGGGCGGCGGGTTCCGCCGTACCGGTGGCCGGGCTGATGCTCACCGCCGTGATCGCGCTGATCGAGAAGGACGTCTCGGCGACGCGTTTGTCGGTCATCATCCTCGTGCTAGGCACGGCCGTCCTGGTCTGCGGCTGGCTGCTGACGTTGCTCTCGGCAAGGTCCGTGGTCGCCCCGGTGCGATCGGTGCGGAACGCGCTCTCGGTGATCGGGGACGGTGAACTGAACGTCCGGATCCCGGTCTTCGACGGCACCGAACTCGGCTCACTCCAGTCCGGCTTCAACCAGATGGCCGCCGGCCTGCGCGAGCGCGAACGGATCCGCGACGTCTTCGGCCGGTACGTCGGGCCGGACGTCGTCCGCGAGGCGCTGACGAGTGACTCGCTCGGCGGCGAGGAGCGGTTCGCCGCCGTACTGTTCGTCGACCTGGTCGGCTCGACCGAACTCGCCGCGGGACGCCCGCCGACCGAGGTGGTGCAACTGCTCAACCGGTTCTTCGCGATCGTCGTCGACGAGGTGGATCGCAACGACGGGTTCGTCAACAAGTTCGCCGGCGACGCCGTACTCGCCGTCTTCGGGGCGCCGACCGAGCTGCCGGACGCGGCGGGGAGCGCGCTCCGGGCCGGCCGCACGCTGGCCCGCCGGCTGACCGAAGAGTTGCCTGAGGCAACGGCCGGGGTCGGGATCACGGCCGGGACCGTCGTCGCCGGGACGGTCGGCGACGTACGGCGCTACGAGTACACGGTGATCGGCGATCCGGTGAACGAGGCGGCCCGCCTGAGCGATCTCGCCAAGCAGACCGATCACCACGTGCTCGCGTCGATGGCGGCTGTCGAGGAGTCGGCGCCCTCGGAGTCGGCGTACTGGCACGCCGGCGACGAGGTCACCGTCCGCGGGCGGCTCACCTCGACGCGTCTGGCGCACCCCAGGACCTAG
- a CDS encoding SDR family oxidoreductase produces MTSVRGVALVTGGSRGIGAAAAIALAGDGWDVGISYRTREDEAARVVAACEAAGRRAVAVQADVAESAEIERLFDEVTQQLGPISAVVNNAGIVSPAGRVDEYDVARLEEVFRVNAIGAFLVAGAAVRRMSTARGGAGGVIVNVSSRGAVLGSAGEYVDYAASKAAVDTLTVGLANEVAKEGIRVLGIRPGLIETEIHAAGRLERIGSTPPLGRPGKVEEVAELIVFLASDRASYMTGSMVDVAGGR; encoded by the coding sequence ATGACGAGTGTGCGCGGAGTCGCGCTGGTGACGGGTGGGAGTCGCGGGATCGGTGCCGCGGCGGCGATCGCGCTGGCCGGCGACGGGTGGGACGTCGGGATCAGCTACCGGACGCGCGAGGACGAGGCCGCGCGCGTCGTCGCTGCCTGTGAGGCGGCCGGACGTCGCGCCGTCGCAGTACAGGCCGACGTGGCTGAGTCCGCGGAGATCGAGCGGCTCTTCGACGAGGTGACCCAGCAGCTCGGGCCGATCAGTGCCGTTGTCAACAATGCGGGGATCGTGTCGCCCGCAGGGCGGGTCGACGAGTACGACGTGGCGCGGCTCGAGGAGGTGTTCCGGGTCAACGCGATCGGGGCTTTCCTGGTCGCCGGGGCCGCCGTACGGCGGATGTCGACGGCGCGCGGTGGTGCCGGCGGCGTGATCGTGAACGTGTCGTCGCGCGGGGCCGTGCTGGGCTCGGCCGGCGAGTACGTCGACTACGCGGCCAGCAAGGCGGCGGTGGACACGCTGACGGTCGGGCTCGCGAACGAGGTCGCCAAGGAGGGGATCCGGGTGCTCGGGATCCGTCCCGGGCTGATCGAGACCGAGATCCACGCCGCGGGGCGGCTGGAGCGGATCGGTTCGACGCCGCCGCTCGGCCGGCCGGGCAAGGTGGAGGAGGTCGCGGAGCTGATCGTGTTCCTGGCGTCCGACCGTGCGTCGTACATGACCGGTTCGATGGTCGACGTCGCCGGAGGTCGCTAG
- a CDS encoding GNAT family N-acetyltransferase, with amino-acid sequence MTARTVVPPARPNLASAYRFLGSDDDWEQQVRLTLAANPMEMDGYEDFVRRREAAHRAVVEAGHGQWFGAFDGDRLQASLGLLTDGAGVARFQDVQTHPDDRGQGIASTLVHTASTYGFGELKAETLVMVADPEYLAIRIYRALGFDGTETQVQVTKPAP; translated from the coding sequence ATGACGGCGCGGACAGTGGTGCCTCCGGCGCGGCCGAACTTGGCGTCGGCGTACCGGTTTCTGGGGAGTGACGACGACTGGGAGCAGCAGGTCCGGCTGACCTTGGCGGCCAACCCGATGGAGATGGACGGCTACGAGGACTTCGTACGGCGGCGCGAAGCGGCGCACCGGGCGGTCGTCGAGGCGGGGCACGGGCAGTGGTTCGGGGCGTTCGACGGCGATCGGCTGCAGGCTTCGCTCGGGCTGTTGACGGACGGGGCGGGAGTGGCTCGGTTCCAGGACGTGCAGACGCATCCGGACGATCGCGGGCAGGGGATCGCATCGACCTTGGTCCACACCGCATCGACGTACGGGTTCGGGGAGCTGAAGGCGGAGACGCTGGTGATGGTCGCCGACCCGGAGTACCTGGCGATCCGGATCTACCGCGCGCTCGGGTTCGACGGGACCGAGACGCAGGTGCAGGTGACCAAGCCCGCGCCGTAG
- a CDS encoding DUF2867 domain-containing protein, with protein sequence MTSQKLVLVTGVTGYIGGRLVPELLKAGYRVRAMARNPRRLESRDWYGEVEIVEADAGERHEVEAALEGVDVAYYLIHALGTGKKFEARDRHTARTFGAAAREAGVGRIVYLGGLYPEGEELSPHLGSRREVGEILLASGVPTTVLRAAVILGSGSASFEMLRYLTDRLPVMVTPRWLGTRIQPIAVRDVLHYLVGSASMPAEVNRGFDIGGPDVLTYRDMMQRYADAAHLKRRRIVTLPLLTPSLSSHWVGLVTPVPNSIARPLVDSLIHEVVRKEQDLARYVPDPEPGLIGFDRAVELALQRIHDLDVTTSWASAATPGVPSDPLPSDPDWAGGSLYVDERESAISASPEQLWSVIEGIGGGNGWYSWRLGWWARGLLDRVFGGPGLRRGRRNPKDLEVGDPLDWWRVEDMDEPKLLRLRAEMRLPGLAWLELIVDEDTEGRTIFRQRALFHPRGLPGQLYWWAIKPFHGIVFGGMQRNIARAAEATAPPGTRE encoded by the coding sequence GTGACCTCTCAGAAGCTCGTCCTCGTCACCGGTGTGACCGGCTACATCGGCGGCCGCCTGGTTCCCGAACTGCTCAAGGCCGGCTACCGCGTCCGCGCGATGGCCCGGAATCCGCGGCGGCTGGAGAGCCGCGACTGGTACGGCGAGGTGGAGATCGTCGAGGCCGACGCGGGGGAGCGGCACGAGGTCGAGGCTGCGCTCGAGGGCGTGGATGTCGCCTACTACCTGATCCACGCGCTCGGGACCGGGAAGAAGTTCGAGGCTCGGGACCGGCACACTGCGCGCACGTTCGGGGCGGCGGCGCGGGAGGCCGGCGTCGGGCGGATCGTGTACCTCGGCGGGCTCTACCCCGAAGGCGAGGAGCTTTCGCCGCATCTCGGCTCGCGGCGTGAGGTCGGCGAGATCCTGCTGGCGTCCGGCGTACCGACGACGGTGTTGCGGGCGGCGGTGATTCTCGGGTCGGGGTCGGCGTCGTTCGAGATGCTCAGGTACCTGACCGATCGGTTGCCGGTGATGGTGACGCCGCGCTGGTTGGGGACGAGGATCCAGCCGATCGCCGTACGGGATGTGCTGCACTATCTGGTCGGAAGCGCATCGATGCCGGCTGAGGTGAATCGCGGGTTCGACATCGGTGGGCCGGACGTGCTGACGTACCGGGACATGATGCAGCGGTACGCCGACGCGGCGCATCTCAAGCGCCGGCGGATCGTCACGCTGCCGCTGCTCACGCCGTCGCTGTCGAGCCATTGGGTCGGACTCGTCACGCCGGTGCCGAACAGCATCGCTCGACCGTTGGTCGACAGTTTGATCCATGAGGTGGTGCGCAAGGAGCAGGACCTCGCTCGGTATGTGCCTGATCCGGAGCCGGGGCTGATCGGGTTCGACCGGGCGGTCGAACTTGCGCTGCAGCGGATCCACGACCTCGACGTGACGACGAGCTGGGCGTCGGCTGCGACGCCGGGTGTGCCGAGTGATCCGTTGCCGAGCGATCCGGACTGGGCGGGTGGATCGCTGTACGTCGACGAGCGGGAGAGCGCGATCTCCGCGTCTCCCGAGCAGCTCTGGTCGGTGATCGAAGGCATCGGCGGCGGCAACGGGTGGTACTCGTGGCGCCTCGGCTGGTGGGCACGCGGCCTGCTCGACCGGGTCTTCGGCGGCCCGGGCCTGCGCCGCGGTCGCCGCAACCCGAAGGACCTGGAGGTCGGCGACCCACTCGACTGGTGGCGAGTCGAGGACATGGACGAACCGAAGCTGTTGCGCCTACGCGCCGAAATGCGCCTCCCCGGCCTGGCCTGGCTGGAACTGATCGTCGACGAGGACACCGAAGGCCGCACGATCTTCCGCCAGCGGGCGCTCTTCCACCCCCGCGGCTTGCCGGGCCAGCTGTACTGGTGGGCGATCAAACCGTTCCACGGCATCGTTTTCGGCGGCATGCAACGCAACATCGCGAGAGCAGCCGAAGCGACTGCACCGCCCGGCACACGGGAATAG
- a CDS encoding ArsR/SmtB family transcription factor — protein MDDVFRALADPSRRRLLDELNARNGQTLRELCAVLEMARQSVSKHLAVLETANLVTTVRRGREKLHYLNAEPINAIADRWITRYDRRRAHLFADLKTALEQQTMSDNDFVYTTYIRTTPERLWRALTEPEFTQEYWGLHHETDWRPGSPMEWKMGDVTMAGAGQKVVEHEPYRRLAYTWHAITPEFAAAAGLSAEDEAATKDEPLSTVTFTLEPEDDQVKLTVVHTGFEPGSRIREMVGEGWIRLIADLKSVTETSKALQG, from the coding sequence ATGGACGACGTGTTCCGCGCCCTCGCCGACCCGAGCCGGCGCCGCCTGCTCGACGAATTGAACGCGCGCAACGGCCAGACCCTGCGCGAGCTGTGCGCAGTCCTCGAGATGGCGCGGCAGTCGGTCAGCAAGCACCTCGCCGTACTGGAGACCGCGAACCTGGTCACCACCGTGCGGCGCGGCCGGGAGAAGTTGCACTACCTGAACGCCGAGCCGATCAACGCCATCGCGGACCGCTGGATCACCCGGTACGACCGTCGGCGGGCGCACCTGTTCGCCGACCTCAAGACCGCATTGGAGCAGCAGACCATGAGCGACAACGACTTCGTCTACACCACCTACATCCGGACCACGCCCGAGCGGTTGTGGCGGGCGCTGACCGAGCCGGAGTTCACCCAGGAGTACTGGGGCCTGCACCACGAGACCGACTGGCGGCCCGGCTCGCCGATGGAGTGGAAGATGGGCGACGTGACGATGGCCGGCGCCGGCCAGAAGGTCGTCGAGCACGAGCCGTACCGGCGACTGGCCTACACGTGGCACGCGATCACCCCGGAGTTCGCGGCGGCCGCCGGCTTGTCCGCCGAGGACGAGGCCGCCACCAAGGACGAGCCGCTGTCGACCGTCACGTTCACCCTCGAGCCCGAGGACGATCAGGTGAAGCTCACCGTCGTCCACACCGGCTTCGAGCCCGGCAGCCGCATCCGCGAGATGGTCGGCGAGGGCTGGATCAGACTGATCGCCGACCTGAAGTCCGTCACCGAAACCAGCAAGGCCCTCCAGGGCTGA
- a CDS encoding DUF1048 domain-containing protein, translating to MGIHDIIEGKKQWRAHQARVKALPPDYQIVYKEMQKYFFKVGPVDLTDGDLLSGIVDFFEEGVAAGKGVLELIGTDVAAFCDGLIKDSRTYADIYQESLSTKKGPVEK from the coding sequence ATGGGCATCCACGACATCATCGAGGGCAAGAAGCAATGGCGGGCGCACCAGGCGCGGGTGAAGGCGCTCCCGCCGGACTACCAGATCGTCTACAAGGAAATGCAGAAGTACTTCTTCAAGGTCGGCCCGGTCGACCTGACCGATGGGGACCTGCTGTCCGGGATCGTCGACTTCTTCGAGGAGGGCGTCGCGGCCGGCAAGGGAGTCCTGGAACTCATCGGCACCGACGTCGCGGCCTTCTGTGACGGCCTGATCAAGGACTCACGGACGTACGCCGACATTTACCAGGAGTCCCTCAGTACGAAGAAGGGGCCGGTCGAGAAGTAG
- a CDS encoding DUF1048 domain-containing protein, whose product MNIWETITGSDLTREYKAFDGRAQALPADHRAAWEQIKAELLPYGDFTGRNLMPILDGALGLLEETAAQGQGVDEVLGDDVAGFCAALAGGEGSRTYRDRWREQLNKNVAKKLGRLGG is encoded by the coding sequence ATGAACATCTGGGAGACCATCACCGGTAGCGATCTCACCAGGGAGTACAAGGCGTTCGACGGTCGGGCACAGGCGTTGCCGGCCGATCACCGGGCGGCGTGGGAGCAGATCAAGGCGGAGCTCCTTCCGTACGGCGACTTCACCGGGCGGAACCTGATGCCGATTCTCGACGGCGCCCTGGGGCTGCTCGAAGAGACCGCGGCGCAGGGGCAGGGCGTCGACGAAGTACTGGGGGACGACGTCGCGGGGTTCTGTGCGGCACTGGCCGGGGGCGAGGGAAGCCGGACCTACCGCGACCGGTGGCGCGAGCAGTTGAACAAGAACGTCGCGAAGAAGCTGGGACGGCTGGGAGGCTGA
- a CDS encoding PadR family transcriptional regulator — MDDLTEMLKGTLEGCVLEIIGGEETYGYAITRQLNELGFGDVVEGTVYTILLRLERNKLVQVTKRPSEQGPPRKFYALNAAGRRELATFWAKWEYVTTRIEKLKEGGR; from the coding sequence ATGGATGACCTGACGGAGATGTTGAAGGGCACGCTGGAAGGGTGTGTGCTCGAGATCATCGGTGGTGAGGAGACCTACGGGTACGCCATCACGCGGCAGTTGAACGAGTTGGGGTTCGGTGACGTCGTGGAAGGGACCGTGTACACGATCCTGTTGCGGCTGGAGCGGAACAAGCTGGTTCAGGTGACGAAGCGGCCGTCCGAGCAGGGGCCGCCGCGGAAGTTCTATGCGCTCAACGCCGCGGGGCGTCGGGAGCTGGCGACGTTCTGGGCGAAGTGGGAGTACGTGACCACGCGGATCGAGAAGCTCAAGGAGGGCGGGAGATGA
- a CDS encoding RecQ family ATP-dependent DNA helicase: MGDALKLSEARGATAAGVISAIAGDAARLREDQETAVAALCEPNARVLVVQATGWGKSAVYWAATAIRRSEGAGPTLVVSPLLSLMRDQVAAAGRAGLRAATLNSSNFDAWNEIESDLRSGAIDVLLVSPERLANPGFGRRVLVGLAGQIGLLVIDEAHAVSDWGHDFRPDYRRVSDVLQKLNPQTPVLATTATANTRVTEDVAHQLGASTLVLRGPLARSSLQLAVVNALSPLDRFAWVVDHLPKLPGSGIVYTLTVADAQRLASAIQEVHGAAVPVAAYTGGLEAGEREFLEDALRENRLKALVATSALGMGYDKPDLGFVVHVGSPPSPVSYYQQVGRAGRGIDHAVVALLPSDADAGVWDYFATATIPVPEHVNRLLAGLSAYGPDQPATVPSLEAETGLRRGRVELMLKQLAVDGAVERVEKGWVRTDAEWTFDAAHYDGIVAVRRREADIMRAYTRGERCLMQLLQESLDDPTAEPCGRCSVCLGLLPDPLTAAPDPETVQAITRQLRGETHVLEPRKMWPGGAFGAKGKIPPALLADPGRTIVYADAPEWREVLRSVFGDTPDPAHVEALKAGCVAALSRWRDAWSRRPEIVIPLPAAGHRGLTTAVADHLAEIGRLGRTELTLHPSSLDEGLSSAEEAKVWRDSIEVDPTTTQAITTRSVLLVVDASSSQWPITVAAAKLREAGAAAVLPLLIHRRP; the protein is encoded by the coding sequence ATGGGTGATGCGTTGAAGCTGTCCGAGGCTCGCGGGGCGACCGCCGCGGGGGTGATCTCCGCGATCGCGGGGGATGCCGCGCGGTTGCGCGAGGACCAGGAGACCGCGGTCGCGGCGCTGTGCGAGCCCAACGCGCGAGTGCTGGTCGTGCAGGCAACCGGCTGGGGCAAGTCAGCGGTCTACTGGGCAGCCACGGCGATCCGGCGCTCAGAAGGCGCCGGGCCGACGCTCGTGGTCTCGCCGCTCCTGTCGTTGATGCGCGACCAGGTCGCCGCCGCCGGGCGCGCCGGCCTGCGCGCCGCGACCCTCAATTCCTCCAACTTCGACGCCTGGAACGAGATCGAGTCCGACCTCCGCTCCGGCGCAATCGACGTCCTACTGGTCTCACCCGAGCGACTCGCCAACCCCGGCTTCGGCCGCCGCGTGCTCGTCGGACTGGCCGGCCAGATCGGCCTGCTGGTGATCGACGAGGCCCACGCCGTGTCCGACTGGGGACACGACTTCCGCCCCGACTACCGGCGCGTGTCCGACGTACTGCAGAAGCTCAACCCCCAGACCCCCGTGCTCGCAACCACAGCAACCGCCAACACGCGCGTCACCGAAGACGTAGCGCATCAGCTCGGCGCGTCAACCCTCGTACTACGCGGCCCGCTGGCGCGTTCGAGCCTGCAGCTCGCGGTGGTCAACGCGCTCTCACCGCTCGACCGGTTCGCGTGGGTGGTCGACCACCTGCCCAAGCTCCCCGGCTCAGGCATCGTCTACACGCTGACCGTCGCCGACGCGCAGCGCCTGGCGTCCGCGATCCAGGAGGTGCACGGCGCCGCCGTACCGGTCGCGGCGTACACAGGCGGCCTGGAGGCGGGCGAACGAGAGTTCCTCGAAGACGCCCTCCGCGAGAACCGGCTGAAGGCACTCGTCGCGACGTCCGCGCTGGGCATGGGGTACGACAAACCCGACCTCGGCTTCGTCGTCCACGTCGGGTCGCCGCCGTCGCCGGTGTCGTACTACCAGCAGGTCGGACGTGCCGGCCGCGGCATCGACCACGCCGTCGTCGCGCTGCTCCCGTCTGACGCCGACGCAGGCGTCTGGGACTACTTCGCGACCGCGACCATCCCGGTGCCCGAGCACGTGAACCGCTTGCTGGCCGGCCTTTCGGCGTACGGGCCTGATCAGCCGGCGACCGTGCCTTCGCTGGAGGCCGAGACCGGGCTCCGCCGAGGCCGGGTCGAGCTGATGCTGAAGCAGCTCGCCGTCGACGGCGCGGTCGAGCGGGTCGAGAAGGGCTGGGTGCGGACGGACGCCGAGTGGACGTTCGACGCGGCACACTACGACGGCATCGTCGCCGTACGACGCCGCGAGGCCGACATCATGCGCGCCTACACCCGCGGCGAACGTTGCCTGATGCAACTTCTCCAGGAGTCCCTGGACGATCCGACCGCCGAGCCCTGCGGCCGGTGCTCGGTCTGCCTCGGACTGCTCCCCGATCCGCTGACCGCGGCGCCCGACCCGGAAACCGTCCAGGCGATCACGCGCCAGCTTCGGGGTGAGACCCACGTCCTCGAGCCGCGCAAGATGTGGCCCGGGGGAGCGTTCGGTGCCAAGGGCAAGATCCCGCCGGCCCTGCTCGCCGACCCCGGCCGAACGATCGTCTACGCCGACGCTCCCGAGTGGCGCGAGGTGTTGCGCTCGGTCTTCGGCGACACCCCGGACCCGGCGCACGTCGAAGCCCTGAAGGCAGGCTGCGTCGCCGCGCTCTCCCGCTGGCGCGACGCTTGGTCCCGCCGCCCCGAGATCGTCATCCCCCTCCCAGCAGCCGGCCACCGAGGTCTGACCACTGCAGTAGCCGACCACCTCGCCGAGATCGGCCGCCTGGGCCGCACCGAACTGACCCTCCACCCGTCGTCCCTGGACGAAGGCCTCTCCTCAGCCGAGGAAGCCAAAGTCTGGCGAGACTCCATCGAGGTCGACCCCACCACCACCCAAGCCATCACCACCCGCTCGGTACTCCTGGTCGTCGACGCCTCGTCCTCCCAGTGGCCCATCACCGTAGCCGCCGCCAAACTTCGAGAAGCCGGCGCCGCCGCCGTACTACCACTCCTCATCCACCGCCGCCCCTAA
- a CDS encoding DUF6986 family protein — translation MTDLDALVGDLDRRLAEADAVLTTRYPGDRGVRQPVHTVYVPGDQYSVGTVDAWAAEAKAALDAHGGSAAEFALAASLSADARLHEQVYERVRAKLDDEPIEDLRIDFEDGYGTRSDAEEDAAVVGAARALAETVKAGSAPPYHGLRIKSLEAPSRRRGVRTLDLFVGELASAGALTAGFVITLAKVTSVEQIEAMVVVLDAVERAHSVPKLGFEIQIETPQSILGPDGIALIPRMITAGAGRVTGLHYGTYDYSASLGVAAAYQSMEHPVADHAKDVMQLAAAGTGIFVSDGSTNVLPVGDRTAVHAAWRLHARLVRRSLERGIYQGWDMHPAQLPTRYLATYTFYREGLDTAAARLRAYTGHGESGYLDEPATAAALAGYVLRAVDCGATTQPEIDQLTGLDEAALAKLARRPLHS, via the coding sequence ATGACAGACCTCGACGCTCTCGTCGGCGACCTGGACCGACGGCTGGCCGAGGCCGACGCCGTACTGACCACGCGGTACCCGGGGGATCGAGGGGTGCGGCAGCCTGTGCATACGGTGTACGTGCCGGGCGATCAGTACTCCGTGGGGACTGTTGATGCCTGGGCTGCTGAGGCGAAAGCCGCGCTGGATGCTCATGGCGGGTCGGCTGCTGAGTTTGCGTTGGCGGCGTCGCTGTCCGCGGACGCCCGGCTTCACGAGCAGGTCTACGAGCGGGTCCGCGCGAAGCTGGACGACGAGCCGATCGAGGACCTGCGGATCGACTTCGAGGACGGGTACGGCACGCGCTCCGACGCGGAGGAGGACGCTGCGGTTGTTGGTGCGGCTCGTGCGCTGGCTGAAACCGTGAAGGCCGGGTCGGCGCCGCCGTACCACGGTCTGCGGATCAAGTCCCTGGAGGCGCCGAGCCGCCGGCGCGGGGTCCGCACGCTCGACCTGTTCGTCGGTGAGCTGGCTTCTGCCGGGGCGCTCACCGCTGGTTTCGTGATCACGCTCGCCAAGGTCACTTCGGTCGAGCAGATCGAGGCGATGGTTGTCGTACTGGACGCTGTCGAGCGCGCCCACTCCGTGCCGAAGCTTGGCTTCGAGATCCAGATCGAGACTCCGCAGTCGATCCTCGGTCCTGACGGCATTGCGCTCATCCCACGCATGATCACCGCCGGGGCCGGCCGCGTGACGGGGCTCCACTACGGCACCTACGACTACTCGGCCTCGCTGGGTGTCGCGGCGGCGTACCAGAGCATGGAGCATCCGGTCGCCGATCACGCCAAGGACGTCATGCAGCTGGCCGCGGCAGGCACCGGGATCTTTGTATCGGACGGATCTACCAACGTTCTCCCTGTCGGCGACCGCACCGCTGTCCATGCCGCTTGGCGCCTCCATGCCCGGCTGGTCCGGCGCTCGCTGGAACGCGGCATCTACCAGGGGTGGGACATGCATCCCGCCCAACTTCCGACGCGTTATCTGGCGACTTACACCTTCTATCGCGAAGGCCTGGACACTGCAGCAGCCCGCCTCCGCGCCTACACCGGCCACGGCGAATCCGGCTACCTCGACGAGCCGGCCACTGCTGCGGCACTGGCCGGCTATGTGCTTCGGGCGGTCGACTGCGGTGCGACCACTCAGCCAGAGATCGACCAACTGACCGGCCTGGACGAGGCCGCGTTGGCCAAGCTCGCCAGGCGGCCGCTGCACAGCTGA
- a CDS encoding IclR family transcriptional regulator domain-containing protein gives MPETTGTARSGSVQSIERAFGLLELMADAGGMLGLSQLATASGLPLPTIHRLVRTLVDLGYVRQEPSRQYVLGPKLIRLGETSSHMLSVWARPHLARLVDELGESANLAMLDGDQIVYLAQVQSRHSMRMFTEVGRRVLPHCTAVGKAIMSQLRDAEVRELLQRTGMPKHTETTITDVEEFAAQLRKAQQDGYAADEGEQELGVRCIAVPVFDVPSRLALSISGPAGRMTETLVDRAIPLLTQAAQSLSDDLR, from the coding sequence GTGCCAGAAACCACCGGAACCGCCCGCTCGGGCAGCGTGCAGTCGATCGAGCGCGCGTTCGGCCTGCTCGAACTGATGGCCGACGCCGGCGGAATGCTCGGCCTGTCCCAGCTGGCCACCGCCTCCGGACTCCCCCTGCCGACGATCCACCGCCTGGTCCGCACGCTCGTCGACCTCGGCTACGTCCGCCAGGAGCCGTCCCGCCAGTACGTACTCGGCCCGAAGCTGATCCGCCTCGGCGAGACCTCGTCACACATGCTCAGCGTCTGGGCCCGGCCGCACCTGGCCCGCCTGGTCGACGAGCTGGGCGAGTCCGCCAACCTGGCGATGCTCGACGGCGACCAGATCGTGTACCTCGCGCAGGTCCAGTCGCGGCACTCGATGCGCATGTTCACCGAGGTCGGCCGCCGGGTCCTCCCCCACTGCACCGCCGTCGGCAAGGCGATCATGTCCCAGCTGCGCGACGCCGAGGTCCGCGAGCTGCTGCAGCGCACCGGCATGCCCAAGCACACCGAGACGACGATCACGGACGTCGAGGAATTCGCGGCCCAGCTCCGCAAGGCACAGCAGGACGGGTACGCCGCCGACGAGGGCGAGCAGGAGCTCGGAGTCCGCTGCATCGCCGTACCGGTGTTCGACGTCCCGTCCCGCCTCGCACTCTCGATCTCGGGCCCCGCCGGCCGGATGACCGAGACCCTGGTCGACCGGGCGATTCCCCTCCTCACCCAAGCCGCCCAGTCCCTGTCCGACGACCTGCGCTAG